ATCACCGCCTCGAGGCAGCGCAAATCGCCGATGCATTCGCCTTCGGGGCCGGCACGCAGGCGCGCGCCGGCGTGCCTCGCCGTGTTCGCCTGCAACGTATCGATGAACAGGCGCGGGCGGTTGACCATGTGCTCGCGCGCGGTCCGCAGGGTCTGCTGGTAGTGCTCGAACCAGCACTGCAACTCCCGCGTCGACAGCGGCGTCGCGGCCAGCATCGCCAGCAGCCGCTCGGCATGCTCGGAGTTGGCGCGCGCCAACGGGACTATCACCCGGTTCGCCACCCAACTCGACAGATGACCGCCGCGCACCGCCGCCAGCGCCGCATCAGGCAGTCCCGACAGCAATTGCAGCCGCCGGCTGACCCAGCTCACGTCGCGACCGCTCCGTCGCGCCACTTCGTGCCGCGACAATCCGTGCTCGGCCACCAATGCGCGCAGCAGCAGCGCTTCCTCGATGCTGGCGAACGCACGATCCCGCGTCCGCGCCAACAACCTCAGCAGCGCCGTGGTCAGGTCGCAGGACCATTGCTCGACGCCAACCGTGTCGCGGCCGAGACGACGCAGCGCGCCGACCCGGCGATAGCCGTCGATCAGCACCAGCGCTTGCGCGCCGCCACCCTCGCCATCCTGGCTCCCGGGGGCCGCCACCACGATGCACGGCACGATCTGGCCGCACCGCTCGATCGACTCCGCCAACCGCGCCACCGCCCGCGGTTCCACCAACCGGCTGTCGGCGAAGCGCAGCTCCAGGCGGTGCAGATCCAGTTCGATGCGATCACCCGGCATGGCGCCCCCGCTAGCAGGGCGGGCCGCCGGTCCCTATGACGTCCTCTCTTTGCAAGATCGCGCCGGCGTCACTCGTGGTCGTATACCGCGTTGAAATCACGGTCAGTTCGACCGTCCACGCGTCCTTCTTTGCAAGATCGCCACCGGTCCACGGAACCAGCCGGTATGTCCCTGATGCCACGGGAGAAATCGGCGGTGACGCGTCCATCTTTGCAAGACGTGACACCTGCCGATCGCCATCGCGCCGACGCTGCGCCAAGCGGTTGCGTTCGGTGTACTCGGCGTGCGCAGCTCGCCACTTGCGCCAGTAATCGCGGTGATCAGCGGCCCAGACCCGCTGCGCCCGCGCCTGATTGGCGCGGTAATCCTCGTCGCGTCGGCGCTTGTTCCGCTGCCAGCGTCGCCGCCGTTCACGCTGGCAAGCAGCCTGACCGCAATACAGCTGCCCGCGAGACTGCGCGCGCGGTCGGAACGCCTGCTCGCAGGCCGCGCAACGCCGACGCTCCATGCTGACGCCTCCGCACTCTCAGCAAAGCGCGAAGCGTGGACAGCCCGACGCAGACGACAACCACACGTCAGCTCGGCAAGGTCCTCACCGGGTCAATTCAAATGAGCAAACCCGGGTCAATTCTGCTGAGTGCTGAGGTCGCTGCTGTCCGCTGGCGCAGCACGGCTACAGC
The window above is part of the Polyangia bacterium genome. Proteins encoded here:
- a CDS encoding ParB N-terminal domain-containing protein; protein product: MPGDRIELDLHRLELRFADSRLVEPRAVARLAESIERCGQIVPCIVVAAPGSQDGEGGGAQALVLIDGYRRVGALRRLGRDTVGVEQWSCDLTTALLRLLARTRDRAFASIEEALLLRALVAEHGLSRHEVARRSGRDVSWVSRRLQLLSGLPDAALAAVRGGHLSSWVANRVIVPLARANSEHAERLLAMLAATPLSTRELQCWFEHYQQTLRTAREHMVNRPRLFIDTLQANTARHAGARLRAGPEGECIGDLRCLEAVIARLRKRVATLRPLPAPLIAAAPRLRTAIDALTRELEREDTHDPDRDPRRGARPANAGARPARDQPPAGDVAQYCAADPA